Part of the Leptospiraceae bacterium genome is shown below.
ATCGTTTCCATCATAAGTGGAGCGGACGATTGGAATGAAATAGAAGAGTTTGGTAATTTGAAAATAGAATGGTTGCGGAAATTCATAAAGTTAGAGAATGGTATTCCATCGCATGATACATTTAATAGAGTCTTTTCGCTGTTAGACCCTAAAAAGTTTTCTGAGTTGGCGATGGAATTATTTAATCCGAATATCGTAGAAGGTTTAGATTTAATTTCAATAGATGGGAAAACTGTAAGACGTTCGGTCGATAAAAAGAACAATAAATTTCCGATTCATATTGTAAGTGCGTGGTCAAGTAAGAGTGGAATTACCTTGGGGCAAGTAAAAGTAGAGGAGAAGAGTAATGAAATTACAGCGATTCCTGAATTGCTTTCTCAGATAAAAGTGAAGAATAGCATTGTATCTATTGACGCAATGGGCTGTCAGAAAAGATTACAGAAAAGATTATAGAGCAAAAAGGCGATTATGCGATAGCCTTGAAGGAGAATCAACCGACAGTGTATAAAGAGGTTTTGAATTATTTTGAGCAACAATTGCTTTCTGGATTTGAAAGGGTAAATGTCGGTTATTCAATGACA
Proteins encoded:
- a CDS encoding ISAs1 family transposase produces the protein MNEQLNIYEHFNELIDPQIERGRKHLLVDIIFVAIVSIISGADDWNEIEEFGNLKIEWLRKFIKLENGIPSHDTFNRVFSLLDPKKFSELAMELFNPNIVEGLDLISIDGKTVRRSVDKKNNKFPIHIVSAWSSKSGITLGQVKVEEKSNEITAIPELLSQIKVKNSIVSIDAMGCQKRLQKRL